One stretch of Brachyhypopomus gauderio isolate BG-103 chromosome 10, BGAUD_0.2, whole genome shotgun sequence DNA includes these proteins:
- the LOC143526140 gene encoding trace amine-associated receptor 13c-like, which translates to MNVTEYQHNMTAQYCFPDNNLSCIKEVRTGTGNIFLFTFLSFISVCTVFLNLLVIISISHFKQLHTPTNLLILSLAVADLLVGLILMPVNIMGLIDTCWYLGNMACAAVLLVNFFSLAASLCSMMLIAVDRYIAINDPLSYSTKITVCKTSIFITFEWSFCLLYAFIFLYFNDDLHPPQNMIRCHGECVMYVKYPWMFVDLIVMFVTPCSIILILYSFIFNVAKQQAVAVRSALNKTSNTQRTKVSISSETKAAKTLGIVVCVYLFCWIPFYLSSLSGESISSMSLVWNVFGWLAYMNSSMNPLIYAIFYPWFRASAKYILTCRTLQSSSSRFTLFVEHV; encoded by the coding sequence ATGAATGTAACAGAGTATCAGCACAACATGACGGCTCAGTACTGCTTTCCTGACAACAACTTATCATGTATAAAGGAGGTCAGAACAGGAACTGGGAATATATTCTTATTCACTTTCCTATCATTTAtctctgtgtgtactgtgtttttgaacctgctGGTGAtaatctccatctctcacttcaAGCAGCTCCACACTCCAACCAACCTGCTCATCCTCTCTCTGGCTGTAGCTGATCTTCTCGTGGGACTGATTCTTATGCCAGTGAATATAATGGGACTGATAGATACCTGCTGGTATCTTGGCAACATGGCATGTGCTGCTGTTTTACTGGTAAACTTTTTCTCATTGGCAGCTTCTCTCTGTAGCATGATGCTGATTGCAGTTGATCGGTATATTGCTATTAATGACCCTCTGAGTTATTCCACCAAAATCACAGTTTGTAAAACCTCTATATTCATCACTTTTGAATGGTCATTTTGTCTACTATATGCTTTCATCTTTTTATACTTTAATGATGATCTGCATCCACCTCAGAATATGATTAGATGTCATGGAGAGTGTGTAATGTATGTAAAATATCCATGGATGTTTGTTGACCTCATAGTTATGTTTGTAACCCCTTGTTCTATTATATTGATACtgtattcattcatttttaatGTTGCAAAACAACAAGCTGTAGCTGTGAGATCTGCATTGAATAAGACATCTAACACACAACGAACCAAAGTTTCAATCAGTTCTGAAACCAAAGCAGCAAAAACTCTGGGaattgttgtttgtgtttatctTTTTTGCTGGATACCATTTTATTTAAGTTCATTGTCAGGTGAAAGTATTTCCTCAATGTCACTGGTGTGGAATGTGTTTGGCTGGCTAGCGTACATGAATTCTTCTATGAATCCCCTAATATATGCTATATTTTATCCATGGTTTAGAGCATCAGCCAAGTATATTCTAACTTGTAGAACATTGCAGTCATCATCTTCAAGGTTTACGTTATTTGTGGAACATGTCTGA